The Xiphophorus hellerii strain 12219 chromosome 22, Xiphophorus_hellerii-4.1, whole genome shotgun sequence genome has a window encoding:
- the LOC116713726 gene encoding LIM domain-binding protein 3-like isoform X1 has translation MSCYTVTLPGPGPWGFRLQGGKDFNMPLTVSRITPGSKAAQGNLIQGDVIVAIDGVSTEGMTHLEAQNKIKMAHHSLALTMTKSKRPVPMALPRMDAMIPMIPHQQVFCPAPPNAGFSPGVLKDSGLSAQKTIEVTGPGGKATIIHAQYNTPISLYSQDAIMDTIAGQSQTKGHDAGQYGMAPPTHQAPPPQQYQPMPQQFQSMPPLYQQPPPLQAPPTQQSSIQIPVGSAPPKVVSTACIFPSQPAPVPPQPRPAAAVPAPPPAAPPPGSSTANRPPWVTDTNFADKFDPGKTTSSSVKVQPLPQAAPPPPAYIPNPSPAGPPAPSPAPVTPSPAPFLPVARGVAQRAERFAASSRTPLCSACNSVIRGPFLVALGRSWHPEEFNCHYCHVSLADVSFVEEQNNVYCENCYEEFFAPTCARCNTKIMGEVMHALRQTWHTTCFVCAACGKPFGNSLFHMEDGEPYCEKDYVALFSTKCHGCDFPVEAGDKFIEALGHTWHDTCFVCAVCHMNLEGQPFYSKKDKPLCKKHAHAINV, from the exons ATGAGCTGCTACACGGTGACCCTACCGGGCCCCGGGCCCTGGGGCTTCAGGCTGCAGGGGGGCAAGGACTTCAACATGCCGCTGACCGTCTCCAGG ATCACGCCGGGCAGCAAGGCGGCGCAGGGGAACCTGATCCAGGGCGACGTCATCGTGGCCATCGACGGCGTCAGCACCGAGGGGATGACCCACCTGGAGGCCCAGAACAAGATCAAGATGGCGCACCACAGCCTGGCGCTCACCATGACCAA gtcGAAGCGTCCCGTTCCCATGGCGCTGCCCAGAATGGACGCCATGATTCCCATGATCCCTCACCAGCAG GTTTTCTGCCCCGCTCCTCCCAA TGCCGGCTTCAGCCCCGGCGTGCTGAAGGACTCGGGCCTGTCGGCCCAGAAGACCATCGAGGTGACGGGTCCAGGCGGGAAGGCCACCATCATCCACGCCCAGTACAACACGCCCATCAGCCTGTACTCACAGGACGCCATCATGGACACCATCGCCGGCCAATCGCAGACCAAGGGACACGATGCTGG CCAGTACGGGATGGCCCCGCCCACGCACCAGGCTCCACCCCCTCAGCAGTACCAGCCAATGCCGCAGCAGTTCCAGTCGATGCCCCCGCTCTACCAGCAGCCCCCCCCACTCCAAGCCCCGCCCACCCAGCAGAGCTCCATCCAGATCCCCGTTGGCTCCGCCCCCCCGAAGGTGGTCAGCACGGCCTGCATCTTCCCCTCCCAGCCAG CTCCAGTCCCGCCCCAGCCCCGCCCTGCAGCAGCCGTGCCGGCCCCGCCCCCTGCCGCTCCTCCTCCGGGTTCCTCCACCGCCAACCGACCGCCCTGGGTGACCGACACCAACTTCGCCGATAAGTTCGACCCTGGAAAGACCACCTCCTCCTCCGTGAAGGTCCAACCGCTTCCTCAGGCGGCCCCGCCCCCGCCGGCGTACATCCCTAACCCGTCCCCCGCCGGGCCGCCCGCTCCCAGCCCCGCCCCTGTCACACCGAGCCCCGCCCCTTTCCTTCCTGTGGCAAGGGGCGTGGCTCAAAGAGCAGAGAGGTTCGCCGCCAGCAGCCGCACGCCTCTGTGTTCAGCGTGCAACAGCGTCATTAG GGGCCCCTTCCTGGTGGCCCTCGGCCGGTCCTGGCACCCCGAGGAGTTCAACTGCCACTACTGCCACGTCTCCCTGGCCGACGTCAGCTTCGTGGAGGAGCAGAACAACGTCTACTGTGAGAACTGCTACGAGGAGTTCTTCGCTCCAACCTGCGCCCGCTGCAACACCAAGATCATGGGG GAAGTGATGCACGCCCTGCGACAGACGTGGCACACCACCTGCTTCGTGTGCGCTGCCTGCGGGAAACCGTTTGGAAACAGCCTGTTCCACATGGAGGACGGGGAGCCGTACTGCGAGAAAG ATTACGTCGCTCTGTTCAGCACCAAGTGTCACGGCTGCGACTTCCCGGTGGAGGCTGGAGATAAGTTCATCGAGGCTCTGGGACACACCTGGCACGACACCTGTTTCGTGTGCGCG GTGTGCCACATGAACCTGGAGGGTCAACCCTTCTACTCCAAGAAGGACAAGCCTCTGTGCAAGAAGCACGCCCACGCCATCAACGTGTAG
- the LOC116713726 gene encoding LIM domain-binding protein 3-like isoform X2 translates to MLLTRFGSGCSRVSVSDRLVDSASPVYQAVRTTDQNQNDWSRRSAQSKTFQLLAHLTHTEPTQQQDEDEEVMKRSSQYGMAPPTHQAPPPQQYQPMPQQFQSMPPLYQQPPPLQAPPTQQSSIQIPVGSAPPKVVSTACIFPSQPAPVPPQPRPAAAVPAPPPAAPPPGSSTANRPPWVTDTNFADKFDPGKTTSSSVKVQPLPQAAPPPPAYIPNPSPAGPPAPSPAPVTPSPAPFLPVARGVAQRAERFAASSRTPLCSACNSVIRGPFLVALGRSWHPEEFNCHYCHVSLADVSFVEEQNNVYCENCYEEFFAPTCARCNTKIMGEVMHALRQTWHTTCFVCAACGKPFGNSLFHMEDGEPYCEKDYVALFSTKCHGCDFPVEAGDKFIEALGHTWHDTCFVCAVCHMNLEGQPFYSKKDKPLCKKHAHAINV, encoded by the exons ATGCTCCTGACCCGGTTCGGTTCTGGTTGCAGTCGTGTCTCTGTTAGCGACCGGCTGGTGGACAGCGCCTCTCCGGTCTACCAGGCGGTCCGGACcacagaccagaaccagaacgaCTGGAGCCGCCGCAGCGCCCAGTCCAAGACCTTCCAGCTGCTGGCCCACCTGACCCACACCGAGCCCA CTCAGCAgcaggatgaggatgaggaggtgatgaagaggagcag CCAGTACGGGATGGCCCCGCCCACGCACCAGGCTCCACCCCCTCAGCAGTACCAGCCAATGCCGCAGCAGTTCCAGTCGATGCCCCCGCTCTACCAGCAGCCCCCCCCACTCCAAGCCCCGCCCACCCAGCAGAGCTCCATCCAGATCCCCGTTGGCTCCGCCCCCCCGAAGGTGGTCAGCACGGCCTGCATCTTCCCCTCCCAGCCAG CTCCAGTCCCGCCCCAGCCCCGCCCTGCAGCAGCCGTGCCGGCCCCGCCCCCTGCCGCTCCTCCTCCGGGTTCCTCCACCGCCAACCGACCGCCCTGGGTGACCGACACCAACTTCGCCGATAAGTTCGACCCTGGAAAGACCACCTCCTCCTCCGTGAAGGTCCAACCGCTTCCTCAGGCGGCCCCGCCCCCGCCGGCGTACATCCCTAACCCGTCCCCCGCCGGGCCGCCCGCTCCCAGCCCCGCCCCTGTCACACCGAGCCCCGCCCCTTTCCTTCCTGTGGCAAGGGGCGTGGCTCAAAGAGCAGAGAGGTTCGCCGCCAGCAGCCGCACGCCTCTGTGTTCAGCGTGCAACAGCGTCATTAG GGGCCCCTTCCTGGTGGCCCTCGGCCGGTCCTGGCACCCCGAGGAGTTCAACTGCCACTACTGCCACGTCTCCCTGGCCGACGTCAGCTTCGTGGAGGAGCAGAACAACGTCTACTGTGAGAACTGCTACGAGGAGTTCTTCGCTCCAACCTGCGCCCGCTGCAACACCAAGATCATGGGG GAAGTGATGCACGCCCTGCGACAGACGTGGCACACCACCTGCTTCGTGTGCGCTGCCTGCGGGAAACCGTTTGGAAACAGCCTGTTCCACATGGAGGACGGGGAGCCGTACTGCGAGAAAG ATTACGTCGCTCTGTTCAGCACCAAGTGTCACGGCTGCGACTTCCCGGTGGAGGCTGGAGATAAGTTCATCGAGGCTCTGGGACACACCTGGCACGACACCTGTTTCGTGTGCGCG GTGTGCCACATGAACCTGGAGGGTCAACCCTTCTACTCCAAGAAGGACAAGCCTCTGTGCAAGAAGCACGCCCACGCCATCAACGTGTAG